In Drosophila pseudoobscura strain MV-25-SWS-2005 chromosome 4, UCI_Dpse_MV25, whole genome shotgun sequence, the following proteins share a genomic window:
- the Col4a1 gene encoding collagen alpha-1(IV) chain has product MMLPFWKRLLYAAVIAGALVGANAQFWKTAGTSGSIQDSVRHQSREDPRDSFPIDDSYDIVDSASIQRGGQPPKNCTAGYAGCVPKCIAEKGNRGLPGPLGPTGPKGVSGFPGQDGPLGDKGQKGDPGPYGLRGDKGERGSQGIPGLPGVGGVQGSSGNPGLPGINGKDGCDGSDGLPGLQGLSGMAGPRGFPGSPGGKGEKGEPAKENGNYAKGEKGEPGFTGRSGYAGPQGNPGDKGERGDTGPYGSKGLRGDRGIKGEKGDSCFGPLMPGKQGEKGEKGDPAVPIPVTGSERVSGPRGDPGQKGEVGPYGEKGELGPGGEPGQDGQKGEKGLPGGSGDRGRQGNFGPPGPSGQKGDRGETGLNGLPGSFGQKGEPGRPGQSGQRGLVGPPGPPGGGRGQPGAPGPKGPRGYTGTPGPQGLNGADGQPGPQGYVGQKGGSGMPGRPGGEGPPGQKGEKGIGGRVGPQGPVGPIGHTGPPGPEGQKGDAGTPGYGIEGPKGDDGNPGYPGQKGGKGERGFKGNSGVPGDSKLGRPGTPGNAGAPGQKGDAGRPGTPGAKGDMGIKGDIGGKCSSCPPGLKGDKGTRGLDGIPGNPGVRGPPGEPGHQGERGHDGINGQTGAPGEKGEDGLTGAPGATGAPGKGAIINYSQIKTEKGEKGQPGLPGAAGVKGDRGESGVPGLAGVKGEMGFKGDKGYTGQAGTDGIPGAPGRDGYDGAPGLSIKGESGSRGMDGLKGDKGTAGYVGPKGEPGTCEASELKIPAKGNKGDRGATGMPGVDGPIGQKGEIGYRGEKGSTGPQGPVGPVGPRGMTGPRGEKGNIGPIGAAGNPGKDGTRGLPGRNGDRGQKGEEGIPMPGPPGPQGREGLQGLKGTRGLPGPQGLPGQEGNAGYPGDKGDAGVPGIPGRVGAVGEKGDLGPLGPIGQPGPPGIPGIDGVQGRDGSKGEPGNPGLVGMPGNKGDRGAPGNDGPKGFNGITGSPGKRGPAGIPGISGMKGDKGARGLTGNDGPMGGRGPPGPPGLLGVKGEPGLLGAPGQRGLDGLNGEKGNQGLPGYDGPQGLPGDASEKGQKGEPGLSGLRGDPGVSGEPGLPGEKGLPGMAVYGRPGPQGEKGDTGRSGADGINGLNGEKGDIGLPGLSGRNGEKGSVGLPGLPGAPGIDGQPGLQGAPGPVGYPGAQGYKGQAGLPGLSGIKGDTGPIGPQGYIGNAGIKGERGPRGQPGLPATVNVDMLRGEKGSVGERGLTGEKGDQGERGEQGLAGYPGVKGDQGLEGPRGLNGLNGAPGLKGDAGLVGEPGYPGPVVKGEKGLPGRAGKYGREGLPGAPGIKGERGLPGLAGTPGLVGLPGPIGPAGDKGERGLAGTPGQPGLDGLSGAPGLKGDQGYPGPKGDRGLAGFEGQKGDKGDQGHAGLPGLAGLAGAKGDTGYPGLDGPEGPQGSPGEKGFTGPKGRDGRDGIPGLQGQKGEPGMVPPPGPKGEPGKPGREGQKGEPGQPGARGLTGIQGQRGEKGDRGLIGPSGAIGRPGPKGDRGEQGQVGREGAVGAMGLKGDAGLACSGAQDYLTGILVTRHSQNDQVPQCAAGHSQLWTGYSLLYVDGNDYAHNQDLGSPGSCVQRFSTLPVLSCGQNNICNYASRNDKTFWLSTSAPIPMMPVENYEISKYISRCVVCEAPANVIAMHSQSLEIPECPSGWEGLWIGYSFLMHTAVGNGGGGQALQSPGSCLEDFRATPFIECNGAKGTCHFYETMTSFWMVTLESNDQFEKPQQQTIKSGNLLSRVSRCQVCMKNSS; this is encoded by the exons ATGATGTTGCCCTTCTGGAAGCg GCTGCTGTACGCCGCTGTCATCGCTGGAGCGTTGGTTGGTGCAAACGCT CAATTCTGGAAGACCGCTGGCACCTCTGGTTCTATTCAGGACTCAGTCAGACACCAAAGCAGAGAAGACCCCCGGGACTCATTTCCCATTGATGATAGCTATGACATTGTAGACTCGGCGTCAATTCAGCGCGGCGGACAGCCACCCAAAAACTGTACAGCCGGATACGCCGGCTGTGTGCCCAAATGCATTGCCGAGAAGGGTAACCGCGGTCTGCCAGGTCCATTGGGTCCCACCGGACCCAAGGGTGTCTCGGGCTTTCCGGGTCAGGACGGACCACTGGGCGACAAAGGCCAGAAGGGTGACCCCGGACCATATGGACTGCGCGGCGACAAGGGCGAGCGTGGATCGCAGGGCATTCCCGGTCTGCCAGGCGTAGGAGGTGTTCAGGGATCGTCTGGCAATCCCGGCTTACCCGGTATCAACGGCAAGGATGGCTGTGATGGATCCGATGGTTTGCCCGGCTTGCAGGGTCTCTCGGGTATGGCAGGACCACGTGGCTTCCCGGGCAGTCCGGGTGGCAAGGGTGAGAAAGGTGAACCGGCAAAGGAGAACGGAAACTACGCAAAGGGCGAGAAAGGTGAGCCCGGCTTCACAGGACGTTCAGGGTACGCAGGACCCCAAGGCAATCCTGGTGACAAAGGCGAACGTGGTGACACCGGACCGTATGGCTCCAAAGGTCTGCGTGGAGATCGTGGCATTAAGGGAGAGAAAGGCGACTCTTGCTTTGGACCTCTGATGCCAGGAAAGCAGGGAGAGAAGGGCGAGAAGGGTGATCCAGCCGTTCCTATCCCCGTCACTGGTAGTGAACGTGTGTCTGGCCCACGTGGTGATCCCGGACAGAAGGGAGAGGTTGGACCCTATGGCGAGAAAGGTGAGCTCGGTCCTGGCGGTGAGCCTGGACAGGATGGGCAGAAGGGCGAGAAGGGCTTACCCGGCGGCTCTGGAGATAGA GGTCGTCAAGGTAACTTTGGACCACCAGGACCTTCTGGACAGAAGGGAGACCGTGGTGAAACTGGTCTAAACGGCTTGCCTGGAAGTTTCGGTCAGAAGGGAGAGCCAGGACGTCCTGGTCAATCCGGTCAGCGAGGTTTGGTCGGTCCTCCAGGACCACCAGGTGGCGGTCGCGGACAGCCAGGTGCTCCAGGACCGAAAGGACCACGTGGTTATACTGGCACGCCCGGTCCCCAGGGCCTGAACGGCGCTGATGGACAGCCAGGACCCCAGGGATACGTTGGCCAGAAGGGAGGTAGTGGCATGCCCGGCCGTCCGGGTGGCGAGGGGCCTCCGGGACAAAAGGGTGAGAAAGGTATTGGAGGACGCGTCGGACCCCAGGGCCCCGTCGGACCCATCGGCCACACTGGACCTCCAGGCCCCGAAGGTCAAAAGGGCGATGCCGGCACCCCTGGCTATGGCATTGAAGGTCCGAAAGGAGACGATGGAAATCCTGG CTATCCTGGCCAGAAGGGCGGAAAGGGCGAACGAGGTTTCAAAGGAAATTCTGGTGTTCCTGGCGATTCGAAATTGGGCAGACCTGGCACGCCCGGCAACGCTGGTGCTCCCGGACAGAAGGGTGACGCTGGCCGTCCCGGTACTCCTGGCGCTAAGGGAGACATGGGCATTAAGGGAGACATTGGCGGCAAGTGTTCCTCTTGCCCACCCGGTCTGAAGGGAGATAAGGGTACGCGAGGTTTAGATGGTATTCCCGGCAATCCCGGCGTTCGAGGACCACCTGGAGAGCCTGGACACCAAGGCGAACGAGGCCACGATGGAATCAACGGACAGACGGGTGCTCCAGGAGAAAAGGGAGAGGATGGTTTGACTGGTGCCCCTGGTGCCACTGGAGCTCCTGGTAAGGGAGCAATTATCAACTATAGCCAAATAAAGACCGAAAAGGGAGAAAAGGGACAGCCAGGCCTTCCCGGAGCTGCGGGTGTAAAGGGAGACCGCGGAGAAAGCGGCGTTCCTGGTCTTGCTGGAGTCAAGGGAGAAATGGGCTTTAAAGGAGACAAAGGCTACACCGGACAAGCTGGCACAGATGGTATCCCTGGAGCCCCAGGGCGCGATGGATACGATGGTGCTCCCGGTCTCAGCATTAAGGGAGAATCAGGCAGTCGCGGCATGGACGGTCTTAAGGGTGACAAGGGTACAGCCGGATACGTCGGACCGAAGGGAGAACCCGGCACATGCGAGGCCAGCGAGCTGAAGATCCCAGCAAAGGGAAATAAGGGCGACCGTGGTGCCACTGGGATGCCCGGAGTCGATGGACCAATCGGACAGAAAGGCGAGATCGGATACCGCGGTGAGAAGGGTTCAACCGGTCCTCAAGGCCCAGTTGGTCCCGTTGGCCCCCGTGGAATGACTGGACCCCGTGGCGAGAAAGGTAACATCGGACCCATCGGTGCTGCTGGCAATCCTGGAAAAGACGGTACTCGTGGCTTGCCTGGTCGTAACGGAGATCGCGGTCAAAAGGGAGAAGAGGGAATACCGATGCCTGGACCACCCGGCCCACAGGGTCGCGAAGGCTTGCAAGGTCTAAAAGGAACTCGTGGCCTACCCGGACCCCAGGGTCTGCCTGGACAAGAAGGAAACGCTGGCTATCCCGGTGATAAGGGAGATGCTGGAGTACCAGGAATACCTGGTCGTGTTGGCGCTGTTGGCGAGAAGGGAGACCTCGGCCCATTGGGTCCAATTGGACAGCCCGGACCCCCTGGTATTCCTGGTATTGATGGAGTGCAAGGCCGCGACGGATCCAAGGGTGAACCTGGTAATCCTGGTTTGGTTGGTATGCCCGGCAATAAGGGCGATCGCGGAGCACCTGGCAACGACGGACCTAAAGGCTTTAACGGAATCACCGGCTCACCCGGAAAGCGTGGACCAGCTGGAATTCCCGGAATTTCAG GCATGAAGGGCGACAAAGGAGCTCGTGGCTTGACTGGAAACGACGGACCGATGGGTGGACGAGGACCCCCGGGACCACCTGGCCTGCTGGGTGTTAAGGGTGAGCCCGGACTTCTCGGTGCCCCGGGACAGAGAGGACTGGACGGCTTGAATGGTGAAAAGGGTAACCAAGGTCTGCCTGGCTATGACGGACCTCAGGGCCTGCCTGGAGATGCTTCCGAAAAGGGACAGAAGGGTGAACCCGGTCTGTCTGGACTGCGCGGTGATCCTGGAGTATCCGGTGAGCCTGGACTGCCTGGAGAAAAGGGATTGCCCGGTATGGCTGTATACGGACGACCTGGACCCCAAGGAGAAAAGGGTGACACTGGACGTAGTGGCGCGGACGGCATAAATGGATTAAATGGAGAAAAGGGTGACATTGGCTTGCCTGGCTTATCTGGAAGGAATGGCGAAAAAGGATCCGTTGGACTTCCTGGCCTTCCCGGAGCTCCCGGAATTGATGGTCAGCCTGGACTGCAGGGTGCTCCCGGACCAGTCGGCTATCCCGGCGCCCAAGGATACAAGGGACAGGCTGGCCTGCCCGGTCTGTCCGGCATCAAGGGTGACACTGGCCCCATTGGTCCTCAGGGCTACATTGGAAACGCTGGCATCAAGGGCGAGAGAGGTCCACGTGGTCAGCCTGGCCTCCCAGCTACTGTCAATGTCGATATGCTCCGAGGCGAGAAAGGCTCTGTGGGAGAGCGCGGCCTGACCGGAGAAAAGGGAGatcagggagagagaggagagcaagGTCTGGCTGGATATCCAGGAGTAAAGGGAGACCAGGGACTGGAAGGTCCCCGTGGCTTGAATGGACTGAACGGAGCCCCTGGACTGAAGGGAGATGCGGGTCTTGTAGGTGAGCCTGGTTACCCTGGACCCGTTGTCAAGGGTGAGAAGGGTCTGCCCGGGCGCGCCGGAAAGTACGGACGTGAAG GCCTTCCCGGAGCACCTGGCATCAAGGGCGAGCGTGGTTTGCCTGGCCTGGCCGGTACACCTGGCTTAGTAGGTCTGCCCGGACCCATTGGACCCGCAGGCGACAAGGGAGAGCGTGGTCTGGCTGGTACACCTGGTCAGCCCGGACTCGACGGATTAAGTGGCGCTCCAGGTCTTAAGGGCGACCAAGGCTATCCCGGACCGAAGGGAGATCGTGGATTGGCTGGCTTTGAAGGACAGAAGGGTGATAAGGGTGACCAGGGACACGCCGGCCTGCCCGGTCTGGCTGGATTAGCTGGAGCCAAGGGTGACACTGGATACCCCGGCTTAGACGGACCAGAAGGACCACAGGGCTCCCCAGGTGAGAAGGGCTTCACCGGACCCAAGGGACGCGACGGCCGCGACGGAATTCCAGGTCTGCAAGGACAAAAGGGTGAACCCGGCATGGTGCCGCCGCCAGGACCCAAGGGCGAACCTGGCAAGCCTGGGCGTGAAGGTCAAAAGGGCGAACCAGGCCAGCCCGGTGCCCGTGGCCTGACCGGAATCCAAGGACAGCGTGGAGAAAAGGGTGATCGCGGTCTGATCGGTCCAAGCGGAGCTATCGGACGTCCCGGACCCAAGGGCGACCGTGGAGAGCAAGGTCAGGTTGGACGAGAGGGTGCCGTCGGCGCCATGGGTCTGAAGGGTGATGCAGGTCTAGCCTGTAGTGGCGCCCAGGACTACCTCACCGGCATTCTTGTGACACGCCACAGTCAGAACGACCAAGTGCCGCAATGCGCTGCGGGTCACTCGCAGCTCTGGACTGGCTATTCTCTACTCTACGTGGATGGCAATGACTACGCCCACAACCAAGATCTCGGGTCCCCGGGCTCCTGTGTGCAACGCTTCTCCACTTTACCGGTACTGTCCTGTGGACAGAACAATATCTGCAACTACGCGTCGCGCAACGATAAGACCTTCTGGCTGTCAACATCGGCCCCCATTCCCATGATGCCGGTGGAGAACTACGAGATTAGCAAATACATCTCGCGCTGTGTGGTCTGCGAGGCGCCTGCCAACGTCATTGCCATGCACAGCCAGTCTCTTGAAATACCCGAATGCCCCTCAGGTTGGGAGGGTCTCTGGATTGGCTACAGTTTCCTCATG CACACGGCCGTGGGCAATGGAGGCGGTGGCCAGGCTCTGCAATCGCCTGGCTCATGCCTAGAGGACTTCCGTGCAACACCGTTCATCGAGTGCAACGGCGCCAAGGGCACCTGTCACTTCTACGAGACAATGACCAGCTTCTGGATGGTCACTCTGGAGTCAAACGACCAGTTTGAGAAGCCCCAGCAGCAGACGATCAAGTCCGGCAACCTGCTGTCCCGCGTCTCCAGGTGTCAAGTCTGTATGAAGAACTCGTCATAG
- the vkg gene encoding collagen alpha-1(IV) chain, with amino-acid sequence MLPRDLRHLSGLLGAVYLLAGVVSFAEAAKECNTTLCDCKGIKGRMGAIGPAGVPGMEGPPGDTGPFGPPGPLGEKGDVGEYGEIGEKGHRGDVGLQGRTGYPGARGPHGEDGTAGPRGIDGCDGRPGQQGIAGPPGDNGLRGPMGKQGVNGAPGDAGEGGINSKGTKGSRGEHGPAGYDGPPGFDGDRGQKGDTGFAGITGEKGDQGPAGFKGETGEPSDLPYTLQGIPGLKGEPGEGEPGALIYDDSLKGYKGYIGETGDAGPKGPSGEQGLYGRAGLPGGRGDTGEPGERGKPGKDGEAGVPGDKGAKGAPGYNGEDGLDGPKGELGEDGFDGMPGIQGPHGPPGIYDPSLSQSLPGPIGPQGDIGPVGNPGLNGVPGKPGRRGTPGPSGSPGEQGLSGNRGPPGRSVKGEEGDYGFIGPPGQQGPAGEAGPPGRIGIHGDPGFNIQGPKGQAGLNGLPGGDGYRGERGEVGLPGDKGLPGVGYNIVGPPGSQGPPGVRGRPGEDGLPGFRGWIGDKGIRGDDCGICHAGPRGPRGHEGDTGYPGQHGDRGLIGITGARGPKGVQGRPGKPGFKGIRGTQGSPGEPGQTGRPGPDGLITEIGSRRVPDRGDDGDYGRRGDQGLEGDKGLPGFHGAPGARGEPGQRGDYGDAGRSGIDGRPGRPGRNGKPGLQPNIPKIYLVGEPGYNGRRGDRGDEGSRGLKGDKGEPHPGEIYDNRGEPGDLGEPGLPGFRGPKGEMGEPGLAGDVGDAGPIGDTIEGPIGAKGYPGIPGDYGLHGASGLPGLDGAPGLDGVVGYKGQRGEPGPYILPGDIGVPGRPGIDGLPGDDGPAGAFGPPGISGRKGAKGELGPDGATGFTGLPGNKGQRGDYVVGPPGPKGNPGRTGRLAAHGIKGQKGEVGFSGQSGQNGAKGNIGYSGNRGALGNPGPQGVPGSAGIGGLPGMIGDMGDRGDIGFDGRPGDIGPRGSVGDMGLKGVTGDDGKFGYPGASGLPGRKGEQGDRGFPGRQGAKGVASYSGIKGDGGEPGWTGPPGYKGAIGLKGVRGAIGDSPIAVDGSQGRKGETGNPGYNGLPGLHGQKGVRGDRGFRGMSGLQGQDGEQGLAGYRGRNGAPGLKGSVGERGPTGSLGPQGERGDDGYPGQMGQIGDQGRQGEPGPTGPQGQIGDEGEVGYPGRLEGFGDRYLYRGFPGSRGAQGEQGQKGEQGLIGYPGVQGAKGIVGDIGLAGLSGLDGLPGANGLPGDKGLRGPLGLALTAERGEDGVMGYDGLPGRPGRMGQKGAPGEQGEYGLNGDIGHRGPEIQGPPGPQGDIGYPGAPGRNGQYGQTGEKGQRGNLGRQGNVGEPGFAIYGRQGDVGDVGFQGAPGRDGAKGERGFQGRPGRYGTMGAPGPRGLTGDAGWSGIDGIDGLFGRKGEVGETYSYIHAQKGDRGEPGLDGFKGEQGDEGQPGLEGAFGLQGMAGYHGDQGEMGYAGADGPPGPRGDIGEIGLTGRPGLRGQPGPPGDPAPPPPKPKSRGFIFTRHSQSVVVPQCPANTNMLWEGYSLSGNVAASRAVGQDLGQSGSCLMRFTTMPYMLCDLNNVCNYAQNNDDSLWLSTAEQMPMTMTPIQSRDLMKYISRCVVCETSTRIIALHSQSMSIPNCPGGWEEMWTGFSYYMTTMDNTGGIGQNLVSPGSCLEEFRSNPVIECHGHGRCNYYDALASFWLAVIEEQDQFTQPRQLTLKSDPTSKISRCTVCRRRSDSYVTRTTSSSSWSSSSGAGARTPSGASRSGWNAGSGTRSQWATGSGSGSGSGTGSGLGWASGSGSGTGSGSGWATGSGSGAGTGSRSGSGSSWGSPTSWSGGPTAPDYRSAPVPQPPVPPPANIYNMRYNNRRPNYSPQQSFSNQYAQHANPRQYRRRPREDTTAP; translated from the exons ATGTTACCCAGAGATCTACGGCATCTCTCGGGTCTTCTGGGAGCGGTGTATCTGCTGGCTGGCGTTGTGTCCTTTGCGGAGGCGGCAAAG GAATGCAATACAACGCTGTGTGACTGCAAGGGCATCAAAGGACGCATGGGTGCCATTGGACCGGCAGGTGTACCCGGTATGGAGGGTCCGCCCGGAGACACGGGACCGTTTGGACCGCCCGGCCCTCTCGGAGAGAAGGGTGATGTGGGCGAGTACGGGGAAATAGGCGAGAAAGGACATCGG GGAGACGTTGGACTCCAGGGTCGAACAGGTTACCCAGGAGCAAGG GGCCCGCATGGCGAAGATGGTACGGCCGGACCCCGCGGCATTGACGGCTGCGACGGTCGCCCGGGACAGCAGGGTATTGCCGGACCCCCCGGCGATAACGGCCTACGTGGACCCATGGGTAAGCAGGGCGTTAATGGTGCTCCCGGCGACGCTGGCGAAGGTGGCATCAATTCCAAAGGCACGAAGGGCAGTCGTGGTGAGCACGGACCCGCTGGATACGACGGCCCACCCGGTTTCGATGGCGATCGTGGTCAGAAGGGAGACACGGGCTTCGCCGGCATTACAGGCGAGAAGGGAGACCAGGGACCCGCGGGATTCAAGGGTGAGACGGGAGAGCCATCTGACCTGCCCTACACGCTGCAGGGTATTCCCGGCCTCAAGGGTGAGCCTGGCGAGGGTGAGCCCGGCGCCTTGATCTATGATGACTCACTGAAGGGCTACAAGGGATATATTGGTGAGACCGGAGATGCGGGTCCGAAAGGGCCCTCTGGCGAGCAGGGACTGTACGGACGCGCTGGTCTGCCCGGTGGCAGAGGCGACACCGGTGAGCCCGGCGAACGTGGCAAGCCCGGAAAGGATGGAGAGGCGGGTGTGCCCGGCGACAAGGGTGCTAAAGGTGCTCCCGGCTACAACGGTGAGGACGGACTGGACGGTCCCAAGGGAGAGTTGGGTGAGGATGGCTTCGACGGCATGCCTGGTATTCAAGGACCCCACGGACCTCCCGGTATCTACGACCCCAGCTTAAGTCAGTCCTTGCCTGGACCCATTGGACCCCAGGGTGACATCGGACCCGTTGGAAATCCTGGCCTAAATGGAGTTCCCGGCAAGCCGGGTCGTCGCGGTACCCCTGGCCCGTCCGGATCGCCCGGAGAACAGGGTTTGAGTGGCAACCGTGGACCGCCTGGCCGCAGCGTCAAGGGCGAAGAAGGTGACTACGGATTCATAGGACCTCCTGGGCAGCAGGGACCAGCTGGCGAGGCCGGTCCTCCCGGCCGTATTGGCATCCATGGCGATCCTGGCTTCAATATTCAGGGCCCCAAGGGTCAGGCCGGACTCAATGGTCTGCCCGGAGGCGATGGATATCGCGGAGAACGCGGCGAGGTAGGATTGCCCGGTGACAAGGGCTTGCCTGGCGTTGGATACAATATTGTGGGACCCCCCGGCTCCCAGGGACCACCCGGAGTACGGGGTCGTCCAGGCGAAGATGGCCTTCCAGGTTTCCGGGGATGGATTGGCGACAAGGGTATACGGGGCGACGACTGTGGCATCTGTCATGCCGGACCACGTGGGCCCCGAGGACACGAGGGCGACACTGGATACCCGGGCCAGCATGGAGATCGAGGCCTCATCGGTATAACTGGTGCGCGCGGTCCCAAGGGCGTGCAGGGAAGGCCAGGAAAACCGGGATTCAAGGGTATTCGGGGCACGCAAGGCAGTCCCGGAGAGCCCGGCCAGACAGGCAGGCCTGGTCCCGACGGCCTGATCACAGAAATCGGTAGTCGGAGAGTCCCCGACCGAGGCGATGATGGCGATTACGGTCGCCGCGGCGATCAGGGACTAGAAGGTGACAAGGGTCTGCCCGGTTTCCATGGTGCTCCCGGTGCCCGAGGAGAGCCCGGACAACGCGGTGACTACGGTGATGCAGGACGTTCTGGCATAGATGGACGGCCCGGTCGTCCCGGCCGAAATGGAAAGCCTGGCCTCCAGCCCAACATCCCAAAGATATACCTGGTCGGAGAGCCCGGTTACAATGGACGCCGTGGAGATCGCGGCGATGAGGGCAGCCGCGGCCTGAAGGGTGACAAGGGTGAGCCCCATCCCGGTGAGATCTACGATAATCGAGGTGAACCTGGAGATCTTGGTGAGCCTGGCCTACCTGGTTTTCGTGGACCCAAGGGCGAGATGGGAGAGCCGGGCTTGGCTGGCGATGTTGGAGACGCTGGACCGATTGGTGATACCATTGAGGGTCCCATTGGAGCCAAGGGCTATCCTGGCATACCTGGCGACTACGGACTCCATGGCGCATCTGGTCTGCCTGGACTTGATGGTGCGCCCGGCCTTGACGGTGTGGTCGGCTACAAGGGACAGCGTGGTGAGCCTGGCCCATATATCTTACCCGGCGACATCGGTGTACCTGGACGGCCCGGCATCGACGGATTACCAGGTGACGATGGCCCGGCCGGAGCTTTCGGACCCCCCGGCATAAGTGGACGCAAAGGAGCTAAGGGTGAATTGGGACCAGATGGAGCTACTGGATTCACTGGACTTCCCGGAAACAAGGGCCAGCGTGGTGACTACGTAGTCGGCCCGCCCGGACCCAAGGGTAATCCTGGTCGAACCGGTCGACTGGCAGCGCACGGCATCAAAGGACAAAAGGGCGAGGTTGGCTTCTCTGGACAGAGCGGCCAGAATGGGGCCAAGGGCAATATTGGCTACTCTGGCAACCGCGGTGCTCTCGGCAATCCCGGACCCCAAGGTGTGCCTGGTAGTGCAGGCATTGGAGGCCTTCCGGGTATGATTGGCGACATGGGAGATCGCGGCGACATCGGCTTCGACGGACGTCCTGGTGACATTGGCCCTCGTGGATCAGTTGGAGACATGGGACTGAAAG GTGTTACTGGTGATGATGGGAAGTTCGGTTATCCTGGAGCTAGCGGTTTACCAGGCCGGAAAGGAGAACAGGGTGACCGCGGCTTCCCCGGAAGGCAGGGTGCCAAGGGCGTGGCCTCCTATAGCGGCATCAAGGGCGACGGAGGAGAACCCGGCTGGACCGGTCCACCTGGTTACAAGGGTGCTATCGGCTTGAAGGGAGTCCGAGGAGCTATCGGTGACTCTCCGATTGCCGTTGATGGAAGCCAGGGACGAAAGGGTGAAACTGGCAATCCGGGATACAACGGACTGCCTGGTCTGCATGGACAGAAAGGCGTTCGTGGCGATCGTGGCTTTAGGGGAATGTCGGGCTTACAAGGACAAGACGGCGAGCAGGGATTGGCCGGTTACCGTGGGCGCAATGGAGCTCCCGGTCTCAAAGGATCAGTTGGAGAAAGAGGTCCCACTGGCTCTCTGGGTCCGCAAGGAGAGAGGGGCGATGACGGCTACCCAGGCCAAATGGGACAGATCGGAGACCAAGGTCGTCAGGGTGAGCCGGGTCCTACCGGACCCCAGGGACAGATTGGAGACGAAGGTGAGGTGGGTTATCCCGGCCGACTCGAGGGTTTCGGTGACCGATACCTATACCGTGGCTTCCCTGGATCTCGTGGCGCACAAGGCGAGCAGGGACAGAAGGGAGAGCAAGGTCTGATTGGATATCCTGGCGTCCAAGGAGCCAAGGGCATAGTGGGCGACATCGGTCTGGCTGGCCTGTCCGGCTTAGATGGCCTACCCGGAGCCAATGGATTGCCCGGTGACAAGGGTCTGAGAGGTCCACTTGGATTGGCCCTTACAGCGGAACGCGGAGAGGATGGTGTAATGGGCTACGATGGACTGCCTGGTCGTCCAGGCCGCATGGGTCAGAAGGGTGCACCTGGCGAGCAGGGCGAGTACGGTCTAAACGGTGATATTGGACATCGTGGCCCCGAAATCCAAGGCCCGCCAGGTCCCCAAGGTGACATCGGCTACCCAGGAGCTCCAGGACGCAATGGTCAATACGGGCAGACCGGTGAAAAGGGACAGCGCGGCAATCTGGGACGTCAAGGAAACGTTGGCGAGCCTGGATTCGCCATCTATGGTCGTCAAGGTGACGTCGGTGACGTGGGCTTCCAAGGAGCGCCTGGCCGTGATGGCGccaagggagagagaggcttCCAGGGCCGTCCTGGCCGCTACGGAACTATGGGTGCCCCTGGACCACGTGGCCTTACCGGCGATGCTGGCTGGAGTGGCATTGACGGAATAGACGGTCTCTTCGGCAGGAAGGGTGAAGTGGGCGAGACCTACTCTTACATCCATGCCCAGAAAGGAGATCGTGGCGAGCCCGGTCTGGATGGCTTCAAGGGTGAGCAAGGCGATGAGGGCCAGCCTGGTCTGGAGGGCGCCTTCGGCCTACAAGGTATGGCCGGCTATCATGGTGACCAGGGTGAGATGGGCTATGCCGGCGCCGATGGACCCCCGGGACCACGCGGTGACATCGGTGAGATTGGCTTGACGGGACGTCCTGGCCTCCGTGGTCAGCCGGGTCCCCCTGGCGACCCAGCTCCTCCGCCACCGAAGCCCAAGAGCCGCGGCTTCATATTTACTCGTCATTCGCAGTCGGTAGTTGTGCCTCAGTGCCCGGCAAACACAAACATGCTGTGGGAGGGCTATTCCTTGTCCGGCAACGTGGCTGCCAGTCGGGCCGTCGGCCAAGACTTGGGTCAATCCGGATCCTGCCTGATGCGCTTCACCACCATGCCCTACATGCTCTGCGACCTGAACAATGTCTGCAACTATGCCCAGAACAACGACGACAGCCTCTGGCTGTCCACTGCCGAGCAGATGCCCATGACTATGACGCCCATTCAGTCCAGGGATCTCATGAAGTACATCTCCCG ATGCGTTGTGTGCGAGACATCGACCAGGATCATTGCCCTACACTCTCAGTCCATGTCCATACCAAACTGTCCTGGCGGCTGGGAGGAAATGTGGACCGGTTTCAGTTACTATATG ACAACTATGGACAACACTGGAGGCATTGGCCAGAACCTGGTCTCACCTGGCTCCTGTTTGGAGGAGTTCCGTTCCAATCCTGTCATTGAGTGCCATGGACATGGACGCTGCAACTACTACGATGCTCTGGCCTCCTTCTGGCTGGCGGTCAtcgaggagcaggaccagTTTACCCAGCCACGTCAGCTGACCCTCAAGTCGGATCCGACCAGCAAGATTAGCAG GTGCACGGTCTGCCGTCGTCGTAGCGATAGCTATGTGACCCGAACGACATCCTCCTCGTCGTGGTCTTCGTCATCCGGAGCTGGTGCAAGGACCCCATCAGGAGCATCGCGATCGGGATGGAACGCAGGATCAGGAACTAGATCGCAATGGGCAACCGGATCGggatcaggatcaggatcaggaACTGGTTCTGGCTTAGGATGGGCTAGCGGATCGGGATCAGGAACTGGTTCTGGCTCAGGATGGGCCACCGGATCGGGATCAGGAGCTGGTACGGGATCTAGATCGGGTTCAGGTTCATCCTGGGGATCCCCGACCAGCTGGTCGGGTGGCCCAACAGCGCCCGACTATCGGTCCGCACCAGTCCCACAACCGCCAGTGCCGCCACCGGCCAACATCTACAACATGAGGTACAACAACCGTCGTCCGAACTACAGCCCACAGCAAAGTTTCAGCAACCAGTACGCCCAGCACGCGAATCCCCGACAGTACCGTCGGCGTCCGCGTGAGGACACCACCGCTCCCTAA